A region from the Thauera humireducens genome encodes:
- a CDS encoding tyrosine-type recombinase/integrase gives MSPLRQQMIDAMVLRGLARRTQQAYLSVVAQLAAHYHCSPDRLDAAQVKAWLLHRITERHLAYTTVNQAVCALKFFFDIVLGRTAEAITIPYAHTPQRQPEILSREELARLFEAAANLRTRTLLMTAYAAGLRVSEVCALRVADIDSAPDRMCIRVVAGKGGKDRYTLLSPSLLEALRVYWRICKPRDWLFPRTTDAARPFDVSSAQRAYYRARDRAGITKTGGIHTLRHAFATHLLEAGVDLATLAKLLGHGHLSTTQRYLHLARPGSIPHDSPLDLLRRL, from the coding sequence ATGAGCCCCTTACGTCAGCAGATGATCGACGCGATGGTGCTGCGCGGATTGGCACGGCGCACGCAGCAGGCCTACCTGTCGGTGGTGGCGCAGTTGGCCGCGCACTACCACTGCAGTCCCGACCGCCTCGATGCCGCACAGGTGAAGGCCTGGCTGCTGCACCGGATCACCGAGCGGCACCTGGCCTACACCACCGTGAACCAAGCCGTGTGCGCCCTGAAGTTCTTCTTCGACATCGTGCTGGGCCGCACGGCCGAGGCCATCACGATTCCCTACGCGCACACGCCGCAGCGTCAGCCGGAGATCCTCTCGCGCGAGGAACTGGCGCGCCTGTTCGAGGCGGCCGCCAATCTGCGCACGCGCACGCTGTTGATGACGGCTTACGCGGCCGGACTGCGGGTGTCCGAGGTGTGCGCGCTGCGCGTCGCCGACATCGACAGCGCGCCGGATCGCATGTGCATCAGGGTGGTGGCGGGCAAGGGTGGCAAGGATCGCTACACGCTGCTCAGTCCGAGCCTGCTCGAAGCGCTGCGCGTCTATTGGCGCATCTGCAAACCCCGCGACTGGCTGTTCCCTCGCACCACCGACGCCGCCCGGCCATTCGACGTCAGCAGTGCGCAACGTGCGTACTACCGTGCCCGCGATCGGGCCGGCATCACCAAGACGGGCGGCATCCACACGCTACGCCACGCCTTCGCCACCCATCTGCTGGAGGCCGGCGTCGATCTTGCCACGCTCGCGAAGCTCCTGGGCCACGGCCACCTGTCGACCACGCAGCGCTACCTGCATCTGGCGCGTCCGGGTTCAATCCCCCACGACAGCCCGCTCGATCTGCTGCGCCGGCTCTGA
- a CDS encoding ABC-F family ATPase: MLVAANITMQFGAKPLFENVSVKFGDGNRYGLIGANGAGKSTFMKILCGALEASAGNVSKDVHERMAYLRQDQFAYEDMRVLDVVMMGHEELWAAIKERDAIYANPDATEDDYMHAAELEGKVGEYDGYTAEARAGELLLGVGIDTALHNGPMSEVAPGWKLRVLLCQALFANPDILLLDEPTNNLDINTIRWLEDVLNNRDCTMVIISHDRHFLNQVCTHMADLDYGTITIYPGNYDDYMEASTMARERQSSANARAKDKIQELQAFVRRFSANKSKAKQATSRLKLIDKLKPEDVKPSSRQYPWIRFDYDEKDKLHRLACEVDNISFAYEGMEKPLINRFSIAIEAGEKVAIIGENGVGKTTLMKLLVGELQPQKGAIKWAEKAKPGYYAQDHSADFAEDVSLTDWIAPYSRITAAATGEDNETLLRGTLGRLLFSGDEVKKSVKVISGGEQGRMLFGKLMLSRPNVLLMDEPTNHLDMESIESLNTGLDKFSGTLVFISHDREFVSSLATRIIEIKLDGQIVDYRGTYEEYLSKYVLN, from the coding sequence GTGCTCGTCGCAGCCAACATCACCATGCAGTTCGGGGCCAAGCCCCTGTTCGAGAATGTCTCCGTCAAGTTCGGCGACGGCAACCGCTACGGCCTGATCGGGGCCAACGGTGCCGGCAAGTCGACCTTCATGAAGATCCTGTGCGGTGCGCTCGAAGCCTCTGCCGGCAACGTCTCCAAGGACGTTCATGAACGGATGGCCTACCTGCGCCAGGACCAGTTCGCCTACGAGGACATGCGCGTGCTCGACGTGGTGATGATGGGTCACGAAGAACTGTGGGCGGCGATCAAGGAGCGCGACGCGATCTACGCCAACCCGGACGCCACCGAAGACGACTACATGCACGCCGCCGAGCTCGAGGGCAAGGTCGGCGAATACGACGGCTACACGGCGGAGGCGCGCGCCGGCGAGCTGCTGCTGGGCGTCGGCATCGATACCGCGCTGCACAACGGCCCGATGAGCGAAGTCGCCCCCGGCTGGAAGCTGCGCGTGCTGCTGTGCCAGGCGCTGTTCGCCAACCCTGACATCCTGCTGCTCGACGAGCCGACCAACAACCTCGACATCAACACCATCCGCTGGCTCGAGGACGTGCTCAACAACCGCGACTGCACGATGGTCATCATCTCGCACGACCGCCACTTCCTGAACCAGGTCTGCACCCACATGGCCGACCTGGACTACGGCACGATCACGATCTACCCGGGCAACTACGACGACTACATGGAAGCGTCGACCATGGCGCGCGAACGCCAGTCGTCCGCCAACGCCCGCGCCAAGGACAAGATCCAGGAGCTGCAGGCCTTCGTGCGCCGCTTCTCGGCCAACAAGTCCAAGGCCAAGCAGGCCACCAGCCGCCTGAAGCTGATCGACAAGCTGAAGCCCGAGGACGTGAAGCCGTCCAGCCGCCAGTACCCCTGGATCCGCTTCGACTACGACGAGAAGGACAAGCTGCACCGCCTGGCCTGCGAGGTCGACAACATCTCCTTCGCCTACGAGGGCATGGAGAAGCCGCTCATCAACCGCTTCTCGATCGCCATCGAAGCAGGCGAGAAAGTGGCGATCATCGGCGAGAACGGCGTCGGCAAGACCACGCTGATGAAGCTGCTGGTGGGCGAGCTGCAGCCGCAGAAGGGCGCCATCAAGTGGGCTGAGAAGGCCAAGCCGGGCTACTACGCGCAGGACCACTCGGCCGACTTCGCCGAGGACGTCAGCCTGACCGACTGGATCGCCCCCTACTCCCGCATCACCGCCGCTGCCACCGGCGAGGACAACGAGACCCTGCTGCGCGGCACGCTCGGCCGCCTGCTGTTCTCGGGTGACGAGGTGAAGAAGTCGGTGAAGGTGATCTCCGGCGGCGAGCAGGGCCGCATGCTGTTCGGCAAGCTGATGCTGTCGCGTCCCAACGTGCTGCTGATGGACGAGCCGACCAACCACCTCGACATGGAATCCATCGAGTCGCTGAACACCGGCCTGGACAAGTTCAGCGGCACGCTGGTCTTCATCTCCCACGACCGCGAGTTCGTCAGCTCGCTGGCGACGCGCATCATCGAGATCAAGCTCGACGGCCAGATCGTGGATTATCGCGGCACCTACGAGGAATACCTGTCTAAGTACGTGTTGAACTAA
- a CDS encoding DUF1328 domain-containing protein, with protein MLHYAVVFFVIALIAAVFGFSGIAAGAAGIAKILFVVFLVMAVASFLINLAKGR; from the coding sequence ATGCTGCACTATGCCGTCGTTTTCTTCGTCATCGCCCTGATCGCCGCCGTGTTTGGTTTCAGCGGCATCGCCGCCGGTGCCGCGGGCATCGCCAAGATCCTGTTCGTCGTGTTCCTGGTGATGGCCGTTGCCAGCTTCCTCATCAACCTCGCCAAGGGACGATGA
- a CDS encoding diguanylate cyclase yields the protein MHKSLPAQTTETIENDWLALFDQAPLGARAAVRDIIATHREAMADAFYERMMQDPEARAFLSSEVVHERLHASMQRWLTTLFSCETREQFLTAMAMQRHVGEVHSRVDVPVNIVARGARVLKNRIGGYLARSPLGRDELVEAVIYVDSLIDLAFEVMSSAFVASHERTARIDEAYRSFSSGQNMSLERERQRSALLDWENRLLQTVMTGQPGDDLPSVSGSSFGLWMQHKASALFRGASEHATVRKLMRSIDETLLPLCAQQLGAGNLSEVRHLLKQVQAEVGELKFLIESMFEHLVDLESGKDALTQLLNRRFLPAILARECEITRSEGKPFALLLVDVDHFKHINDAHGHQAGDRVLQQVAAILQNSVRSGDFVFRYGGEEFLIVLVEMDHTRAMRVAEKIRTRIAAEPLLISNGGQLNVTVSIGVAMHDGHPDYQRLVNRADGALYRAKQGGRNRCEPDLPDANA from the coding sequence ATGCACAAATCACTGCCCGCCCAGACCACCGAGACCATCGAGAACGACTGGCTCGCCCTGTTCGATCAGGCCCCGCTGGGCGCGCGCGCCGCGGTACGCGACATCATCGCGACCCATCGCGAGGCGATGGCCGACGCCTTCTACGAACGCATGATGCAGGACCCGGAGGCACGCGCCTTCCTCAGCAGCGAGGTCGTCCATGAGCGCCTGCATGCGTCCATGCAGCGCTGGCTGACGACGCTGTTCTCGTGCGAGACACGCGAGCAGTTCCTCACCGCGATGGCGATGCAGCGGCATGTGGGCGAAGTGCATTCGCGCGTGGATGTGCCGGTCAACATCGTCGCGCGCGGCGCCCGCGTGCTGAAGAACCGCATCGGCGGCTACCTTGCGCGCAGCCCGCTCGGACGCGACGAACTGGTCGAGGCGGTGATCTACGTGGACAGCCTCATCGACCTTGCCTTCGAGGTCATGAGCTCCGCCTTCGTCGCCTCGCACGAGCGCACCGCACGCATCGACGAGGCCTACCGCTCGTTCTCCTCCGGGCAGAACATGTCGCTCGAACGCGAGCGCCAGCGCTCGGCCCTGCTGGACTGGGAGAACCGCCTCCTGCAGACGGTGATGACCGGCCAGCCCGGCGACGACCTGCCCAGCGTCAGCGGCTCGTCCTTCGGCCTGTGGATGCAGCACAAGGCCTCGGCCCTGTTCCGTGGCGCGTCGGAACACGCGACGGTGCGCAAGCTGATGCGCTCGATCGACGAGACCCTGCTGCCGCTGTGCGCGCAGCAGCTCGGCGCGGGCAACCTGAGCGAGGTACGCCACCTGCTCAAGCAGGTCCAGGCCGAGGTCGGCGAACTCAAGTTCCTCATCGAGAGCATGTTCGAGCACCTCGTCGACCTCGAGTCCGGCAAGGACGCCCTGACGCAGCTGCTCAACCGCCGCTTCCTGCCCGCCATCCTGGCGCGCGAATGCGAGATCACCCGCAGCGAGGGGAAACCCTTTGCGCTGCTGCTGGTCGATGTCGACCACTTCAAGCACATCAACGACGCGCACGGCCACCAGGCGGGCGACCGCGTGCTGCAACAAGTCGCCGCGATCCTGCAGAACAGCGTGCGCTCGGGCGACTTCGTGTTCCGCTATGGCGGCGAGGAGTTCCTGATCGTGCTGGTCGAGATGGACCACACCCGCGCGATGCGGGTGGCCGAGAAGATCCGCACGCGCATCGCGGCCGAACCGTTGCTGATCTCGAACGGCGGACAGCTCAACGTCACCGTCAGCATCGGCGTGGCCATGCACGACGGCCATCCCGACTACCAGCGCCTGGTCAATCGCGCGGACGGCGCCCTGTATCGCGCCAAGCAGGGCGGGCGCAATCGCTGCGAACCCGATCTCCCCGACGCGAACGCCTGA
- a CDS encoding CHASE3 domain-containing protein, which produces MSRPSSLLPRTTTLLLLMVLALGFTLGVVWLLSAQRQSATSREALQQLQARSSRIAQLDTLLVNVLDAESGVRGFINSNNPVFLTPYQDGRAVVDKTLAALKAGEWENAAQRSSLDQLALLIEARWKVMTQALEQSALPKTDGPTGGIGKELTDDIRSLILGLRAQTVAQMNATIVASFDRFAEARRTNTVLGLGVLVLLLAIIVLLYRQERLRDRLAALLQSENARLQAEVAARTADLSNLATYLTNTREAEQERIARELHDELGALLTAAKLDAGWIARKLPAEAMAPLRDRFDRLLDTLSQVISIKRRVVADLRPPLLAELGLIEALRSLAQSGMVGENEGRIELELPETLPELPASVSLALFRIAQEALTNVRRHAQAKRVRLSLTVEPQEIVLQVEDDGTGFDPSVQRLNRHGLTGIAHRVQMLAGRLEVASRPGHGTRIEARVPLNAAAA; this is translated from the coding sequence TTGTCCCGTCCGTCGTCCCTTCTGCCCCGCACCACCACCTTGTTGCTCCTGATGGTGCTGGCGCTCGGCTTCACGCTCGGGGTGGTGTGGCTGCTGAGCGCACAGCGACAGTCCGCAACCAGCCGCGAGGCGCTGCAGCAACTGCAGGCACGGTCCAGCCGCATCGCCCAGCTGGACACCTTGCTGGTGAACGTGCTCGATGCCGAATCGGGCGTGCGGGGCTTCATCAACAGCAACAACCCGGTGTTCCTGACGCCGTATCAGGATGGCCGTGCCGTTGTCGACAAGACCCTGGCCGCGCTGAAGGCCGGCGAATGGGAGAACGCCGCCCAGCGCAGCAGCCTCGACCAGCTGGCGCTGCTGATCGAGGCACGCTGGAAGGTGATGACGCAGGCGCTCGAGCAAAGTGCATTGCCGAAGACGGATGGCCCCACCGGCGGGATCGGCAAGGAGCTCACCGACGACATCCGCAGCCTCATCCTCGGGCTGCGGGCGCAGACGGTGGCGCAGATGAACGCGACGATCGTGGCTTCGTTCGACCGTTTCGCCGAGGCGCGCCGCACGAATACGGTCCTCGGCCTGGGCGTCCTGGTGTTGCTGCTGGCGATCATCGTGCTGCTGTACCGTCAGGAACGGCTGCGCGACCGGCTGGCCGCGCTGCTGCAGTCGGAAAACGCGCGCCTGCAGGCCGAGGTCGCGGCACGCACCGCCGATCTCAGCAACCTCGCCACCTACCTGACGAACACGCGCGAGGCCGAACAGGAACGCATCGCACGCGAGCTGCACGACGAACTCGGCGCCCTGCTGACGGCCGCCAAGCTGGACGCGGGCTGGATCGCGCGCAAGCTGCCGGCCGAGGCGATGGCGCCGCTGCGCGACCGCTTCGACCGCCTGCTCGACACGCTGAGCCAGGTGATCTCCATCAAGCGCCGCGTCGTCGCCGACCTGCGCCCGCCCCTGCTGGCCGAGCTCGGCCTGATCGAGGCGCTGCGCTCGCTGGCACAGTCGGGGATGGTGGGCGAGAACGAGGGCCGGATCGAACTGGAGCTGCCCGAAACGCTTCCCGAGCTGCCGGCGAGCGTATCGCTGGCGCTCTTCCGCATCGCGCAGGAGGCGCTCACCAACGTTCGGCGCCATGCGCAGGCAAAGCGGGTACGCCTGAGCCTCACGGTCGAACCGCAGGAGATCGTGTTGCAGGTGGAAGACGACGGCACCGGCTTCGACCCGTCGGTGCAGCGCCTGAATCGCCACGGCCTGACCGGCATCGCCCACCGCGTGCAGATGCTGGCCGGCCGTCTCGAGGTCGCCAGCCGCCCGGGGCACGGAACCCGCATCGAAGCCCGCGTCCCGCTGAACGCCGCCGCAGCGTAA
- a CDS encoding response regulator transcription factor: MLRIAIVDDHQIVRAGFREMLADELGFEFPFEAASGEEALQGLRQHETDVLLLDLSLPGQSGVDVLRAARQRYDALRILVLSGFPEDRYALAMIRNGADGYLCKDCTREELINAIRTVAQGRRYLSPRTAELLAQELTGGGASAPHEKLSDRELQVFLRLARGESVSDIAAVLNLSVKTVSTYRSRLLEKLDVSSNAELATYALRHGLILE, translated from the coding sequence ATGTTGCGTATCGCCATCGTCGATGATCACCAGATCGTGCGCGCGGGCTTCCGCGAGATGCTTGCCGACGAACTGGGTTTCGAGTTCCCGTTCGAGGCCGCTTCCGGGGAGGAGGCGCTGCAGGGCCTGCGCCAGCATGAGACCGACGTGCTGCTGCTCGACCTCTCGTTGCCCGGTCAGAGTGGCGTCGATGTGCTGCGCGCCGCGCGCCAGCGCTACGACGCGCTCCGCATCCTGGTGCTGTCCGGCTTCCCGGAGGACCGCTATGCGCTGGCGATGATCCGCAACGGTGCCGACGGCTACCTGTGCAAGGACTGCACGCGCGAGGAGCTGATCAATGCGATCCGCACCGTGGCCCAGGGGCGCCGCTACCTGTCGCCGCGCACCGCCGAACTGCTGGCGCAGGAACTGACCGGCGGCGGCGCCAGCGCGCCGCACGAGAAGCTGTCCGACCGCGAGCTGCAGGTCTTCCTGCGGCTCGCGCGCGGCGAATCGGTGTCGGACATCGCCGCGGTCCTCAACCTGAGCGTCAAGACCGTCAGCACCTACCGCTCGCGGCTGCTCGAGAAGCTCGACGTGTCGAGCAACGCCGAACTGGCGACCTATGCCCTGCGTCACGGGCTCATCCTCGAATGA
- a CDS encoding response regulator, which translates to MAESDPRPLRVVLIEDSPILCAMLRDMLAELDGVEVVAAAGDEQGALAELEQHRADVAIVDLELRQGSGLGVLSRLKAEPDRFGRPRAVVFSNYGHSTVRARCSALGAEHFFDKSFQMDELLDFIQAAVPRC; encoded by the coding sequence ATGGCCGAGTCCGACCCCCGTCCCCTCCGCGTCGTCCTCATCGAGGATTCGCCCATCCTCTGTGCGATGCTGCGCGACATGCTCGCCGAGCTCGATGGCGTCGAGGTCGTTGCCGCCGCCGGCGACGAGCAGGGGGCGCTGGCCGAGCTCGAGCAGCACCGGGCCGATGTCGCCATCGTCGACCTGGAGTTGCGCCAGGGCAGCGGGCTGGGCGTGCTCAGCCGCCTGAAGGCCGAGCCCGATCGTTTCGGGCGGCCGCGTGCGGTGGTGTTCTCCAACTACGGCCACAGCACGGTGCGTGCGCGCTGCAGTGCGCTCGGCGCGGAGCACTTCTTCGACAAGTCCTTCCAGATGGACGAGCTGCTCGACTTCATCCAGGCCGCCGTGCCGCGCTGCTGA